A genomic region of Exiguobacterium sp. Helios contains the following coding sequences:
- the radC gene encoding DNA repair protein RadC, translating into MIQLKGLAQATTVELLACLVRSGTRNRSPLEIAEDLLDIYPSLIELEAAGVGGLEKAPGVGKAKALQIMAGLELGRRLVTEPKWVRPVVRSPDDAAELLMEEMRLYQQEHFICLYLNTKNEVISKKTLFIGGLNTSIVHPRDIFREAIRCSAASFIAVHNHPSGDPTPSREDIEVSERMVEAGRLIGISCIDHLVIGHGQFISMKQRGFM; encoded by the coding sequence ATGATTCAGTTAAAGGGTTTGGCACAGGCGACGACGGTGGAGTTATTGGCATGTCTCGTCCGCAGCGGGACACGGAACCGAAGCCCGCTTGAAATTGCTGAAGATTTACTCGACATTTATCCGTCGCTAATTGAACTGGAAGCGGCAGGTGTCGGGGGACTGGAAAAGGCACCGGGCGTCGGCAAAGCAAAGGCGCTTCAAATCATGGCGGGACTTGAACTCGGGCGGCGGCTTGTCACGGAACCGAAATGGGTCCGTCCGGTCGTCCGCTCACCCGATGATGCCGCCGAATTATTGATGGAAGAGATGCGGCTCTATCAGCAGGAACACTTCATCTGCCTGTACTTGAATACAAAAAATGAGGTCATCTCGAAGAAGACGCTGTTTATCGGAGGGCTCAATACATCGATTGTTCACCCGCGCGACATATTTCGGGAGGCCATCCGTTGTTCGGCGGCAAGCTTCATTGCTGTCCATAATCATCCGTCCGGCGATCCGACGCCGAGCCGGGAAGATATCGAAGTCTCGGAACGAATGGTCGAAGCGGGCAGATTGATCGGAATCAGTTGCATCGATCACCTCGTCATCGGGCATGGACAATTTATTAGTATGAAACAGCGGGGATTTATGTAA
- a CDS encoding nucleoside triphosphate pyrophosphatase, which translates to MITQHSLILASASPRRTELLRQIGVPHVIRPADVLEEAPYPMSADEYVMYLSRKKARTVAKSGEIVLAADTVVALDRHILEKPVDQTAALEMLRRLSGRTHEVVTGVTILTDEREETFTITTKVRFCDIPESWMLAYVATEEPYDKAGGYGIQGKGGLFVEAIDGDYYNVVGLPINPISRRLETFGIKPMFA; encoded by the coding sequence ATGATAACGCAACACTCATTGATTCTGGCTTCGGCCTCTCCGAGACGGACCGAACTGTTACGGCAGATCGGTGTGCCCCATGTGATACGACCGGCCGATGTGTTGGAGGAAGCCCCGTATCCGATGTCAGCTGACGAGTACGTGATGTATTTATCACGGAAAAAAGCCCGGACCGTGGCGAAGTCCGGTGAAATCGTCCTGGCAGCAGATACGGTTGTCGCCCTGGATCGGCACATTCTTGAAAAACCGGTCGATCAAACGGCTGCTCTCGAGATGTTACGACGGTTATCCGGACGGACACATGAAGTCGTGACCGGCGTGACGATATTAACGGACGAGCGGGAGGAGACTTTTACGATCACGACGAAGGTCCGATTCTGCGATATCCCGGAAAGCTGGATGCTGGCTTATGTTGCGACAGAGGAACCGTATGACAAGGCAGGCGGATACGGGATTCAGGGAAAAGGTGGTCTATTCGTCGAAGCGATTGACGGCGACTATTATAATGTCGTCGGTTTACCGATCAATCCAATCAGCCGTCGTCTCGAAACATTTGGAATCAAGCCGATGTTCGCGTAA